A genomic segment from Lytechinus variegatus isolate NC3 chromosome 10, Lvar_3.0, whole genome shotgun sequence encodes:
- the LOC121423376 gene encoding uncharacterized protein LOC121423376 gives MAGSNNQRQVSVTVCTSSYEYNIKGLMDQLKNLQTHPHQVIKKVSYHQLPYNNIDKHKFIKEQHVDVMILCHSITNRRLAITDVPDACYDKFLPNCTELLGKEKIVVIAHDFMDMSEKEYQARMVTLRHQQPKTFRNSGLVMISGKLDEGKRLRGQDEAQLLEFLKMATQQPEKREQGFISSIKKNLSSMDSSHLCRKRPAQPGVVQYRGQEHPVTINQPAKLPPRSHGQGEQSPYPMQQSQRHPSPSSVQQPGHLTQYSKQPVQQPVGKHNVGQHHGQTAEHDHGQIAGPRLPQTPAQQTGINPAQLSGKQEQNPAECSPHQHGKTIGQRSSQLPSGHQPHDPPQYTPQQPPQYHPQQHAASSHQRPVPQSRQINVSICTSSDEFNIGGLVARLNELKTDSAPFIADIRFRRLPYNDIDSFKFPSNDPVDVMVLCHSVNNRGFEITDVTNSIYDKFLKYCNKEIGKEKLALIVHDISGWSPGVARNRMDYFQETQPSTFKFAHTVLICGNLQKSEDLEISNVDMIKLLSFFETASLEPRKKASTFDIIKRKCLSPKEC, from the exons ATGGCAGGATCTAATAACCAACGTCAAGTCTCCGTCACTGTCTGTACATCCTCATACGAGTATAACATCAAAGGTCTCATGGATCAACTGAAGAATCTCCAGACGCACCCACACCAGGTCATCAAGAAGGTGTCCTATCATCAGCTCCCATACAACAACATAGACAAGCATAAATTCATCAAGGAACAACACGTCGACGTGATGATCCTTTGTCACTCTATCACGAATAGAAGGCTTGCCATCACCGACGTACCTGATGCTTGCTATGATAAGTTCCTCCCGAATTGCACGGAGCTTCTAG GAAAAGAGAAGATTGTGGTGATTGCTCATGACTTCATGGATATGAGTGAGAAAGAATATCAGGCGCGGATGGTGACTCTTCGACATCAACAACCAAAGACGTTTAGAAACTCAGGTCTCGTCATGATATCTGGAAAGCTAGATGAAGGGAAAAGACTCCGAGGCCAAGATGAAGCACAACTACTCGAGTTCTTGAAGATGGCGACCCAACAGCCTGAGAAAAGAGAGCAAGGCTTCATTTCAAGCATTAAAA AAAATCTTTCATCGATGGATTCCTCTCACCTATGTCGTAAACGCCCTGCCCAACCAGGAGTTGTGCAATATCGGGGACAGGAACATCCTGTCACAATCAATCAACCCGCCAAACTTCCCCCACGTAGTCACGGACAAGGCGAGCAAAGTCCCTATCCTATGCAACAGTCCCAGCGACATCCATCACCAAGTTCTGTGCAGCAACCGGGACATCTCACACAATATTCCAAGCAACCAGTACAACAGCCTGTAGGAAAGCATAATGTTGGGCAGCATCATGGTCAGACTGCAGAACATGATCATGGTCAGATTGCAGGACCACGTCTGCCACAAACTCCTGCACAGCAAACTGGAATAAATCCTGCCCAACTGTCCGgaaaacaagaacaaaatcCTGCAGAATGTTCGCCACACCAACATGGGAAAACCATTGGACAGCGCTCTTCACAGCTTCCTTCGGGACATCAACCACACGATCCACCACAATACACTCCTCAGCAACCGCCTCAATATCATCCACAGCAACATGCAGCATCATCACACCAGAGACCAGTGCCACAATCCCGTCAAATCAATGTTTCAATCTGTACTTCTTCGGATGAGTTCAACATCGGGGGATTGGTTGCCCGGTTAAACGAGCTGAAAACCGATAGTGCACCCTTTATTGCCGACATCCGATTCCGGAGACTACCATACAACGATATCGATTCGTTCAAGTTTCCTTCCAACGACCCTGTTGATGTGATGGTACTCTGTCATTCAGTTAACAACAGAGGATTTGAAATCACAGACGTCACGAATTCCATCTACGACAAGTTTCTGAAGTACTGCAACAAAGAGATTG GGAAGGAGAAGTTGGCTTTAATCGTCCATGACATTAGTGGATGGAGTCCAGGAGTCGCTCGTAACAGGATGGACTACTTTCAGGAAACGCAACCTTCAACGTTCAAGTTTGCCCATACCGTACTCATCTGCGGAAATCTTCAAAAGTCCGAAGATTTGGAGATTTCAAACGTGGACATGATAAAACTGCTCTCCTTCTTTGAAACTGCAAGTTTAGAACCAAGAAAGAAGGCTTCAACTTTTGacatcattaaaagaaaatgccTCTCTCCTAAAGAATGCTAG